GAAAAGTAGATCAGGAAAAATATAAATGGTTAGAATACTATAAAGTACAATTTACGGGTGATTGGTATACTACTTTATATAAAAAACTAGTATTGCGTAGTGTAGCTCAGTTTGGATTCTTAGGAGCGTACAATCAAGATAGAGGAGTTATTCCTTTTGAAAGATACTATTTAGGAGGAGACGGTATGGCTGGAAGTTCTATCGATGGAAGACAAAACATAGGATTAAGAGGTTATGAAAACGGCTCTTTAACTCCTGCAAATAGTAATGGAGATTCGTATGGTGCAACTATTTATAATAAGTTCTCATTAGAATTGCGTTATCCAATTACTCTTAAAGCATCTGCATCTATATATGCTTTAACTTTTGCAGAAGCAGGACAAGCCTATGCAACATTATCTGATTACGAACCGTTTAATTTAAATCGTTCATCAGGAGTTGGATTAAGAGTATTTATGCCTGCATTTGGATTATTAGGTATTGATTTCGGTTATGGATTTGATGCAGTTCCTGGACAAATACAACCAAGCGGATGGCAAACGCATTTCATAATAGGGCAACAATTTTAAATAAATTTGGTTTGAAATTTCTAAAATTAAAAATTATGAGAAAAGAATTTTTATTTATAATTTTATCCGTTATTGTAACAACAACTAACGCACAAACCAAAGGAAACAAAGTTGGCTACATTGATATGGAATACATATTGCAAAATGTACCCAACTACATTGAGGCTAAAACACAATTAGAGCAAAAAGCTCAGAAATGGAAACAGGAAGTTGAAGCTAAAAAAATTGAAATTAATAAACTAACTGAAGCCTTAAAAGCTGAAAAACCTTTATTAACAGCTGAATTGATAGAAGAGAGAGAAACTGAAATAAAGTTTCTTGAAACTGAAAAGTTAGATTATCAACAAAAAAGATTTGGTCCAAATGGAGATTTGATGATCCAAAAGAATGGTTTAGTAAAACCAATTCAAGATCAAGTGTTCACAGCGGTTCAAGATATTGCTGAGGCCAAAAAATATGATTTTATATTTGACAAATCTTCGCACCTAACTATTCTTTTTGCTGCAAAAAGATTTGACATTAGTGATCAAGTAATTCGAATATTAAACAGAACAGAGAAAAGGGAGCAATTAACTAAAAAACAGTTAAAAGATGAACAGGCTAAAGAAGCAAAAGAAGATGCTATAGATGAAAGCCCTGAGCTAGCTCAAAGAGAAAAAGCTCTATTAGATAAAAAAACAGCAAGAGAAAAATTAGTTGCTGATAAAAAAGCAGCTCAAGAAGAAGCTAAGAAAAAATACGAAGAAAAAAGACAGCAATTGTTATCCGAAAGAGAAGCTAAAAAAAATGGCACAGTTGTTGCACCATCAAATACAGAAACAAAAAGCACAACAGCCTCATCTGGAACTGAAACAGCTAAAACAACAACCGAGGAGGTTAAGCCAAATGTTCAGGAGGAACGTAAGAAAGCTTTAGAAGAAAAAAGAAAAAAAATTCTGGAAGAAAGAGAAGCCAATAGAAAAGCACTTGAAGAAAAGAGATTAAAAGAAATTCAAGATAAAGAAGCTCTCAAAAAAGCGAATGAAGATAAATAACAAACACTAATTAATTATAAATATTTTAAAACGATGAAACAATTCAAAACTTTACTAATTGCTGCGATACTATTTTTAGGAGCCACTCAAATTTCAAACGCTCAAACTAAAGTAGCACATGTTGATGTTAGCGAAATTATGGGGAAAATGCCAGCTATGTTAGATGCTCAAAAGCAATTGGAAAAATTGAGCACTACTTATGATGCTGACTACAAAAAAATGGTTGAAGAATACCAAGCAAAATTAAAAAAATATGGTGATGAATCTGCAACAGCAACTGAAGCAGTAAATCAAGAACGTTCTAAAGAAGTTCAAGACATGCAAAAAAGAATCACTGACTTTAGAGATAATGCTCAAAAAGAATTACAAGCTAAAGAATCTGAAATCGTAAAACCAATTATGGAAAAAGTAAGAGCTTCTATCCAAAAAGTTGGTAAAGCTAAAGGATTCCAGTATGTACTTGATGGATCTACTCTTTTACTTGCTGACGGAACAAACATTACTGCTGATGTAAAAAAAGATTTAGGTTTTTAATCTAAAGAAAATCAATAAAAAACTGCTCATTCCTAAAAAAATTGGAGTGAGCAGTTTTTTTTTACATAATTAAATATAGTATATTTAACTTAGAAAACCTGTTTCAATAGAACCGCTTGATAAAACAACTGCGCTTTTTTAAACTTAAAACCATGACAAACAATAATCCTATTGGTGTTTTTGACTCTGGAATTGGAGGAACCTCTATTTGGAAAGCTATCCATGATTTATTACCTAACGAGCAAACCATCTATCTAGCAGACAGCAAAAATGCTCCTTACGGACAAAAATCAAAAAATGAAATCATTGCATTAAGCATGAAAAATACTGATTTGTTGATTGAAATGGGATGCAAATTAATTGTAGTAGCATGCAATACCGCTACAACTAATGCTATTCAAGAATTAAGAACAAAATATACTATTCCTTTTATTGGAATAGAACCAGCCATAAAGCCCGCAGCAACAAACTCCAGAACTCAAACAATAGGAATACTAGCTACTAAAGGAACACTGAATAGCGAGCTTTTTAATAAAACAACGGAAAAGTTTCAAGACACTAAAATTATCGAACAAATAGGCCATGGCTTAGTTCAATTGATCGAAGACGGCAAAATTTATTCTCAAGAAATGACTCAATTATTGTATTCCTATCTCACTCCAATGATTGAAGCGAATATAGATTATTTGGTATTGGGCTGCAGTCATTACCCTTATTTAATTCCTCAGATAAAAAAAATTCTTCCTGAACATATTCATATTATAGATTCAGGCGAAGCTGTGGCTAAACAAACCCAAAATATACTCAGAGAAAAAACAGGATTTTCGAGTGCCCAAAAAAAAGGAGAATCTATTTTTTACACCAACACTGACTCTAAAGTTTTAAGCGAAATTTTAGAAAACAAATACACAGTTGAAGTAAAAAACTTTTAACTATTCCAATTTTTTTCTAACAAACCAAACTCCATCTAAGTTAAGGCTTAATGATAATTTATGATAATTTTCTTGAATTAATGAATTTGTTATTTCTCCCTTGCTACCATAAGTATAAGAAATAAACAAAGCAGAAGACAGACGATCTAAAGGTAAAGAAGCCCCAATTGAAAAATTCCTGTCATTTATTTTTTTATTATCTACCTCTAAATATCCTGTATCATAATGTACCCCTGCTGCAAATTTTATTTTATCAAAATAACTTCTGGATGTTTTAGCTTTTTGATATGAAAACCCCAATGAAAATTTTTCCTGATCCGAAAAATTGCCATACATATCAGACTGATTCGTATCATTCCAAAAACTTTTCTCGTAATCAAACGTAACATTAAATTTATTTTTAAAAGATTTATTGAAACCAAGTCCAATATCTAAAGGCAAATAAAAATCATCCGTATCCGATTGTTCATCAGTCTCTAAAGATGACGATCCTGTATCATTTACAACAGTAACCGATTGGATTTTTACTGCATTCACTCGTGTGGGAGATTTTACATTTAATCCTAAAGTTAACGATGGATTTATTTTGAATTGTGAACTAAAAATTGGGCGAATACCTCTATAATTTACTTTTTTATCTATACTAGTAACCGAATTACTAATGGTATAAGTTCTCTCGTCTGTAGTATTTCCAAACAAAACTGAAGCAGAAAAACCTAAAGATAACTTGTTACTTAATTTATAAGCATAGGATAAATCCAAATTATTTAATCCTCCAGTTCCCATTACATTAAGATAGTAATACTCGTTATTCCCATCTATTATAGGGATTTTCAATTCTGATATTTTAAACGAAGAACTTGAATAAGGAGTCAACGCAAAACTAAAAGCCGATTTACTAGTAATTGGAAAAGCAAAAGCAAAATGAGAAAACTGAAAATTATTTCTTTTTTCTATTCTAAGATTGTCTTCAAAAGAAGATTGAATTCCAACTCCACCAATCTCAAAAAAGAAATTATTGGTTGGAATATCAACTAGAGACGCTGCATTTTTATTATTGATAAAACCATCCGAAGACAATGCTATACCAGCTGTACCCAAAGCAGGAGTTAATCCAAAATTGGCTTCATATAAACTACCTAACCCATATAATGAATAAGGCGAAGTTGCGATACTTTGAGAATAAGCGCAGAAAGAAGAAAAAATCACTAAAACTAAAAACGAAACTCTATTTTTCATCTAATATGTTATATAATAAATTTGTAATTTCATTTTACTTTCCTTTTCTGTTTGATCTCCCAAAACAACCCTATCTACAATTTTAGACAAAGTGGGCAAAGTAAAAAGTAAACCGCTTTTGGAATCCGACTCTTTGAGCATTTCCTTTTGCAAAAAAGCTCCTAAAGATAATTGGTAAGTTACATTTTCATCAAATTCATCATTCCCATTACTAAGCGTTGCAACAGCAGTACTACCATCAGAATTTGTTAAAGCTGTTTTATACCGATTCAAATTATCAACTACATAAACACTTAGTTTTTCAGGCAATGGAAACATTTCAGAATACGAATTTTTAACTGGCCTCATTATTAACTTTGCATCTACAATAGCACCTTTTTCTGCGAGGTATTGTAATTGCTTTATGTTTGGAAAATCTACTCTACATGCAATCCCTGCACCCGATTGAATAAACCCCTTATTACCAGTATAAACACTAGACAAACTCATTTTAGATAAGAGCAAATCTTGAATCAAAGTTCCTCCTCTATCAGAGGAAACAGCATTAAATTGCTTACTTATATCTAAAATTGTAAAATCTTTAGTATAATTATCATCAGTTCCTCCTACTCCTTTTGAATAATACAGTCGAAGGACACTCGATAAGTTAAATCCAATTACACTGGAAGATATACTGGAAGATGATTTTAATACAAACCCTTTTAAATAATCTGTGAAATCTGTAGCATTTTCGATTTCATTATTCTTAAACTTATTAAAAAGTTCTGTACCGAATTCATTGTCCAATTTAATATTGATACTGTCCCTTCCTATAGGTTTTGGTCTATACGTTATAGACCCTAAACTTGTATCATCATATGTTAAACTCGAATTGTTATAGAAACTATTATCATTAACATTGGGCTTAAAATTCTTTAATACCCTATGAATATTTAATGTTTGAACCTTAGTGGTATCAGCATAATAATAATCGTCATAGCGCATAATCATTGCTATGGAATCAAAGACATATCCCGTAGCATCAGTGTCAGAATTTTGACTATACAAATTAAAATAATCTGTTGAAACTTGAAAATAACTATCTGATTTAACTTTCCCAAAAAGAGGATCATCATAATTTCCAACCAAAATTCTACTTTCACTAGAAGTAATCAAAGAGTCGAGTTTTACCGTCGAAACATCAACCGTAAGTGTATCTATTAGAAGCACTTTATTTTTAAGCGCTAAGTAATCAGATCCGACAATAAATTCACCTGCGTCAACATCAGAATCACATGAAATAATTAGTAAGCCCGAAAAAATTAAAAACAAAAACTTGTACATATCTATTTTTTGAGCAAATATATAAGCCACTATTCTAGCAGTCCTAATAACATATACCACTTGGCTTAATCAATCTATAAAAGCAAAAAAACAATCTACATGATGTTATTCTATTTCAAATCGGGATTCAACCCAATTAATCGCCAGTTTGTCTATAAAATAAAGTCATGTATATATAATCTTTTTTATTAATTAACAACACAGCTACTTTTGAACCAATAAATAAATAATGAGAATAAATAATTTTATTAAGCTTTTGCTTTTCATTCTGATCCCGGTATTTAGTATTCATGCACAAAATGAATATACTATTGAGTTTAATACCAAAACTGAACCTATTGATAATGGTTCAATCAAACAAACCGAAATTGGAATGCACTTTTTTAAAAATATTAATGCTACGAATACATTGACAAATACTTTTAAATATAAGAGCACAACTATTACTGATGAGATAGAGAGCTATCTATTAGAAAATTATAATTCTAATTATAGCGATACTCATTTTAATAGTTTGACTAATGCATTTGAGTTTACTCATCAATTCACAGAAAAAACAAAATTGAATTTGAGTATCGAACCAACAATGAATTTTCAAAATACTTTAAACATTTCAGATATAACTGTTTTAGGAGGAGTTGAGATCAATCAACAAATAAACAAAAACAACAGCATTGATTTAGGAATAAAAAGAATGACTGTTTTTGGAAAACCCCAAATACTGCCAACTTTCGCATTTAATCATAAATTCAACGAAGAAATCTTTTTAAAATTGGGATTCCCAAATTCAGAACTCTCTTATTCCAATTCCATTCGCAATACGTTTAGAATAAACAATGATTTTACCGGAAGCAATTACAACCTAAATCCATCCATAATAACTAATGACTTAAGCTCTATTAGTAAAGTAGGATTTTCTCAAATAGAGACCACTTTACAATACGAAAGAAATATAGACACCTCTTGGTTTGTAAATTTTAAAGGAGGCTATTCTACTAACAAAGAATTTAAGTTTTCGGATGAAAATAAAATTACAGAAATAAATCAGGACTTAAAAAATGGAACCACCTTTTCTATTAGCATAAAATATAAACTTTAATAAACACCATACAGATTATGAAACACTTAAAAAAAGGGATATTTATTACTACATTACTTATTAGCTTAATTTTCGTGGGCTGCAATAATGATGATGATGATGATGACACACTGGGAAACTGGGTAAAAAAATCAGCATTTGATGGCCCAGCACGTTCTAGTGCTACTAATTTTGTTATTGGAACTTATGCCTATATAACGACTGGTTATACAGGAGATGAGTATCTAAAAGACTTGTGGGCATATAATTCGACAGGCGATTATTGGGAACAAAAAGCAGACTTTACAGGCATTGCAAGAAGCTCTGGAAGTGGTTTCGAATTAGACGGAAAAGGATATGTTGGCCTAGGTTATGACGGTACAAATAAATTAAAAGACTTTTTTGAATACAACCCAGATACTAATACATGGTCTCAAAAAGCAGACTTTGCTGGAACAGCTCGTTATGGTGCAGTAGGATTCCAAGTAGGTGGAAAAGCCTATTTAGGTACAGGATTCGATGGTAATTATTTAAAAGATTTTTACCAATATAACGCCACGGATAACACATGGACTCAAGTAAATGGCTTTAGCGGTAACAAAAGAAGAAATGCTACGGTATTTGTAATTAATGACATTGCTTATTTAGGAACAGGAATAAATAGTGGTGTAAACCAAGTTGACTTTTGGGCCTTTGATCCCAATACTGATGTTTGGACGAGAAAAAGAGATTTAGATGATGATGAAAGTGATCACGATACCTATTCAATCACCAGAGCCAATGCATCAAGTTTCACTATAGATGGTTTAGGTTACATTGCTTGTGGGTCAAGCGGAAATACAATCTGGGAGTACAATCCAAATACAGACATTTGGACTAATAAAACAGGACTAGAAGGATCTGGAAGATCTGATGCTACTGGAATAACTATAAATGGAGAAAGAGGCTTCATCGTACTAGGAAAATCAGGTACTTCTTATTTTGATGATGTATGGGAATTCAAGCCACAACAAGAACAAAATGACGATGATAATTAATACCAATAGCAAATTCTTCTGGAAAAATATCCAGAAGAATTTGTCTTATATTTTAAATTTGTGCTTGATTATATTCGTAATCGGATTATTACTGTTTCTATTCTGTCGAAAAGAACAAGATTTAAAAATTCAAACAATGCAAGTTCCAAATGGATGGGGCTATCAAATTACCAACCACGATAAAATCATTATAAAACAAACTATTATACCTGTAATTAGTAACTCCAAAGGTTTTAAAACAGAAAAAGAAGCTTTGATAGTTGGACAATTGGTGTTAAAAAAATTGAACTCCAATAATTCACCCACAATTACAAAAAATGAATTAATTTTATTAAAAATAAAAATGTAGATGAACATTGTATCAATAAAAAATAGCGATTCCAATAAAATACTCATTCACAGTGTTATTTGGTGTTTTTTTATTAGTACTTCTCTTATTCAATTTTACGAAAGTCCCTTTCGTATTAGTACAGATTTTTATATACAATGGATAACTGGAATAATTCTATTCTATCTTAATTATATATACCTTGTCACTCATTTTCTTTTACAAAAAAAATATGTTTATTACATTAGTATCATACTATTTTTGATCATAATTTTCATGGTTTTCAGGTATGAATTTTTCATGCCTAAATTTAGGGAGATGAGATTTCCAAATGACGCCCACTACCCGAAATTACCCTATAAAACTGAAAATTTAAATCTTAGAATCCATCGAACTCAGCAACCCTTTTTCTTTAAAATTGTACCGTCAGTCTTTTATATTTTAATTGTAGCCATTAGCACAATTATTAAAACATTATCTGAATTTTATAACGACCAACAAAACAAGTTAATTGCCGAAAGTCAAAGAACATCCACAGAATTAAACTATTTGAGAAAACAAACAAATCCACATTTTTTGTTTAATTCATTAAATAGTATTTACTCATTAGCCCATAAGAAATCAGATTTAGTACCAGATGCCATAGTCACCTTATCAGAAATGATGCGATATATGCTTTATGAAACAGACAATAAATCTGTTTTACTAGAAAAAGAAATCGACTACATCAAAAACTATATTGAGCTACAAAAATTAAGACTTAATAATATTGAAAACATTAGTATAAACATACATGGAAATACTAAAGATAAATTTATAGAACCCATGTTATTGATTTCTTTTATAGAAAATGCATTCAAATACGGGACCGACTATAAAGGAACTGCTTATGTTAAAATTGTAATAACAATTGAAGAAAATATACTCAATTTTTGGGTAGAAAACAAAATTGAAAACAACACGAAAGACCCTGAAAACTCAGGAATTGGCTTGGCAAACATTAAAAATCGACTTACTTTGCTTTATCCAAACACCCATCAATTGAATCTAACATCAATAGATTTAAAATATACCGTTCATTTGGTTTTACAGTTAGATCAAATTCAACCAAAAACAAATTTAACATTCCACCAAACTCATAAATAGAAAAATATGAAATGTGTTATTATAGACGACGAGCCATTAGCCGTAGATTTATTAGTAGAATTTGTTGGAAGAGTAGATTCTCTAGAATTAGTAACGACATTTACCAACGCCATAGACGCTATATCGATAATCAATCAAACAGAGATTGATTTAATTTTCTTAGACATTGAAATGCCTCATTTTTCTGGAATTGATTTTATCAATGCTATCGAAAAAAAACCATTGATAATATTTACAACTGCTTATTCTAATTATGCCGTTGAAGGTTTTAATCTTGGCGCAGTAGATTATTTAGTAAAACCAATTCCTTTTAATCGTTTTTTAAAAGCAGTATTACGAGCACAACAAATTTTTGCTCCAAAAAGTCTTCCGACAAGCAATCAAATAACAAGTGCTCCAGAAATCGAACATGATTTTATGTTTGTTCGGGCTGAATATGAAAATGTAAAAATTAATTTTTCTGATATTTTCTTTATTGAAGGATTGAAAGATTATGTCAAAATATACACTACAGATAACAAATACACTCTAACCTTAATAAGTTTAATAAAGCTAGAAAACTTATTATCTTCTAAAGGTTTTGCAAGGATTCATCGTTCCTATATTATCAATATCAAACATGTAAAATCCATCCAAAAAAATAAGGTTCTAATTGCCGAAAAAAGAATCCCAATTAGTGAAAGTTATAAAACTTCTTTCTTTGAAAAAATAAATATTTAATTTGAAGATATTAGAATATTGATTTATTCTTTAAACCAACTTGAGTACATCACATAATTATTGGATATACGTTCAATCTCACCAGCAAAATTAGATTGATCAATATCCTTCACTTTTTTGGCTGGTACACCAGCATAGATAGATCCCGATTCAATTATTGTATTTTGAGTAACTACTGCTCCTGCTGCAACAATTGAATTACTTTCAACAATACAATTATCCATAACTATTGCTCCCATTCCAATTAACACATTGTCATGAATTGTACATCCATGAACAATTGCATTGTGACCAATAGAAACATTATTACCAATAATAGTAGGATATTTTTGATAAGTACAATGAACAATTGCACCATCTTGGATATTAACTTTATTACCAATAGTAATAAAATTTACATCTCCACGAATTACAGTATTAAACCACACACTACATTCATCGCCAAAAGTGACATCTCCGACTATAGTAGCATTTTCAGCCACATAACAATCCTCAGGTATATTTGGCGATTTCCCGTTAACAGATTTTATTATCATTGTTTAAATAATTATAATTAATTAATCGCAGGACAATTACAATCATATTTTACAGGTTTACATAAAAAGTTAAAACCTAAAGTAATTTGATGAAATCCTGAATTGCCATACTGAATTTCTCCTAACAAATGAGTATAGGTATACGCAAACATAAAGCTTTTGTAATTAAAACCTAAGATAGGGGTAATATATTGTAATTTCTGACTGTTAGTACCTCCACCACTGCTATAATCGGCACCATCAAAACTTTTTCTATAGGATAATCCTCCCCATAGTTGTCCTAATTCAAGATTTTTATAGGCTTTTAAATTCATATCCAATGAGCTTTCTTTTGTTTTATCAACAAATTGATACAATAGTGATGGTTCTAATAAAATTTTATCAGCATTACCAAAAACATAACCACCACTAATAATAAATTTTCTCAAATTATCACTTTCATATTCTGTATAAAGCGTTTGACGTGTTTCTAAAACATTTTTGACAACAGCATTTAAACTAAAATCAAGAAGGTTATATGAAGCACCAATATCTAAGTTAAAATAGGATGTATGTTGTACTATATTACCAAGAACTGGGTCATAATCTCCCGAATTTTGAAATTCAGTTTCATCTAGCTGACTTTGATTAAAACCAACATTAACACCAAAAGACAATTGATTCAAATCCACTTCATCTCTAGAAAATAAAAGATGATGTGCGTACGTAGCTTTGAAACCAAATTGAGAATGGTATCCATTTACATCATTAAAAACTATGGCTCCTACTCCAGATCTATCTCCTACTCGGCCATTGTAACTTAATGTTTGAAGAGCTGGAGCATCCGTTTGATCAAACCATTGTTTACGCGCAGTAAGCCTTACTTTGCTACAATTGGCAGCACCTGCCATAGATGGAAAAATTAAATAATAATTATCCGATAAATAATCGGAATAAACAGGAATTCCTTCCTGTGAAAAGGTATTCAAACTAATAAAAAAGAGAACAATTACTAACTTAATTTTGGTATACATTTGGGGGCGGTTTTATAAAATTAAATGCGAAAAATAAACTTTTGTTAATTTATTCATTAAAAAACCAAATATAGGTAAACGTAGAAAATAACTTTAGTAAATTTGCAAAAAATCACAAAACTCATGACAAAAGTTACTATAAAAGAAACGCAAAACCCTACTATAATAAAATTTGAATTTCAAGACTTTATCACTCAAAATGAAAGCTTTGAATTTAAAAATATAGACGAAGCTAAAGCCTCTCCATTAGCACAACAACTTTTCTATTTACCATTTGTAAAAACGGTATATATTTCCGGAAATTTTATTGCTGTAGAAAGATTTAGTATTGTAGAATGGGACGACGTAAAAGAAGCTGTTGCAGAACAAATCGAAGCCTATGTAGACAAAGGCGGGGTTATCATTGTAGCAGATGAGAATAAAGCCAAAAAGCAAGCGATTACTGTTTATGGTGAATCTACACCAAATCCAGCTGCTCTTAAATTTGTAGTCAATAAAATGATTACAAAAAATGCTATTGAATTTAAAAACATAGATCAAAGTGCACCATCTCCATTGGCAACCGAACTATTTAAATTCCCATATGTAAAAGAAATATTTATTGATGAAAATTATATTTCGGTTACAAAATATGACATCAACGAATGGCAGGATATCACTTTAGAATTAAGAACTTTTATCAAGCAATTTATCGAAAACGGAGG
The Flavobacterium sp. 5 DNA segment above includes these coding regions:
- a CDS encoding type IX secretion system membrane protein PorP/SprF, encoding MYTKIKLVIVLFFISLNTFSQEGIPVYSDYLSDNYYLIFPSMAGAANCSKVRLTARKQWFDQTDAPALQTLSYNGRVGDRSGVGAIVFNDVNGYHSQFGFKATYAHHLLFSRDEVDLNQLSFGVNVGFNQSQLDETEFQNSGDYDPVLGNIVQHTSYFNLDIGASYNLLDFSLNAVVKNVLETRQTLYTEYESDNLRKFIISGGYVFGNADKILLEPSLLYQFVDKTKESSLDMNLKAYKNLELGQLWGGLSYRKSFDGADYSSGGGTNSQKLQYITPILGFNYKSFMFAYTYTHLLGEIQYGNSGFHQITLGFNFLCKPVKYDCNCPAIN
- a CDS encoding NifU family protein, which produces MTKVTIKETQNPTIIKFEFQDFITQNESFEFKNIDEAKASPLAQQLFYLPFVKTVYISGNFIAVERFSIVEWDDVKEAVAEQIEAYVDKGGVIIVADENKAKKQAITVYGESTPNPAALKFVVNKMITKNAIEFKNIDQSAPSPLATELFKFPYVKEIFIDENYISVTKYDINEWQDITLELRTFIKQFIENGGTVLDESLIQTIVKDEKAKDESFDSLDETSQKIINILEEYVKPAVAADGGNILFDSYDDTTKTVKVIMQGACNGCPSSTFTLKSGIENMLKSMLNDEGIKVEAV